One region of Collinsella aerofaciens ATCC 25986 genomic DNA includes:
- a CDS encoding class I SAM-dependent methyltransferase, with protein sequence MGVVDPFSIARAAGLELTGKSEGLTLTDGTMELRADFARMLPRLKQGRLQQELLVKAARAKGVEQPWAIDATAGFGEDSLLLAAAGFTVDLYEQDCVIAALLQDALDRAADDPALADAVARMRLHAGEDSIAGLRHAAELVEQGELVAPDVVYLDPMFPERTKSAAVKKKFQLLHHLEQPCADEETLVEAALAVRPRKVVIKRPVKGPLLAGVKPSYQLAGKAVRYDVLVPPRP encoded by the coding sequence ATGGGCGTCGTCGATCCCTTTTCTATTGCTCGGGCCGCGGGGCTTGAGCTGACCGGGAAGTCCGAGGGCCTCACGCTCACCGACGGCACGATGGAGCTGCGCGCCGATTTTGCCCGCATGCTTCCACGACTCAAGCAGGGCCGCCTGCAACAGGAGCTGCTGGTGAAGGCCGCACGCGCGAAAGGCGTCGAACAGCCGTGGGCAATCGATGCCACGGCAGGTTTTGGCGAGGATTCGCTGCTGCTTGCTGCCGCGGGCTTTACGGTCGATTTGTATGAGCAGGACTGTGTAATCGCGGCGCTGCTGCAGGATGCCTTGGACCGTGCGGCGGACGATCCGGCGCTTGCGGATGCCGTGGCGCGCATGCGCCTGCATGCGGGCGAGGACAGCATCGCCGGTCTTCGCCATGCGGCTGAGCTGGTCGAGCAGGGCGAGCTCGTCGCGCCCGATGTGGTATATCTAGACCCCATGTTCCCCGAGCGCACCAAGAGCGCGGCGGTCAAAAAGAAGTTTCAACTGCTGCATCATTTGGAGCAGCCGTGCGCCGATGAGGAGACGCTGGTCGAGGCGGCGCTCGCGGTGCGTCCGCGCAAGGTCGTTATCAAGCGGCCGGTGAAGGGGCCACTGCTTGCCGGCGTTAAGCCGAGCTATCAACTTGCGGGCAAGGCCGTTCGCTACGATGTCTTGGTGCCGCCGCGTCCGTAG
- a CDS encoding elongation factor G, with the protein MSKQAVVGILAHVDAGKTTLAEAMLFNAGRIRKRGRVDDGDSHLDTNEIERERGITIFSSQAVLDHGDTHVMLVDAPGHVDFSAEAERTLRALDYAILVVGANDGVQGHTETLWRLLARYGIPTFIFINKIDLENPGRDVLLAQLGQRLSEGCLDANELLAGGTVQEDAAALDEAALEEFLEAGELSVATLSRMVAERKLFPCFAGSALKDQGVDELLDGICALMREQAWLPEFAARVYRVSRGDRGERLAWVKVTGGTLHAKQMIGGRSGAEAWEQKIDQVRIYNGEKYELAQEVAAGGICAVTGLAHVRPGDALGAEPAGDAPVIAPVLTYTVLPGEHDVHAVFKALTELADEDPMLGVSWNTHLEQIHLQLMGAVQLEVVQQVLADRFGLSIAFEPGGILYKETISQPVEGVGHFEPLRHYAEVHLRLEPLPAGSGVQFGTVASTDELDLNWQRLALTNAMERDHLGVLTGSPITDVRITLTGGRAHAKHTEGGDFRQATYRAIRQGLMQAREVGAAVLLEPWYRFELEVPGECVGRALSDATRMGAEYEPPTMAGDRAKLVGRVPASEVQDYALEVAAYTSGRGHLYLEFAGYAACHDAERVIEAAAYEPEADLPNAPDSVFCSHGAGYTVKWYDVPAAAHVKVDSSTFRPWRAADAEFFGHM; encoded by the coding sequence ATGTCGAAGCAAGCGGTCGTTGGAATCTTGGCGCATGTCGATGCCGGCAAGACCACGTTGGCCGAGGCCATGCTGTTCAACGCGGGTCGCATTCGCAAGCGCGGCCGCGTGGACGATGGCGATTCGCATCTGGACACTAACGAGATCGAGCGCGAGCGCGGCATCACGATTTTCTCGTCGCAGGCCGTGCTCGACCATGGCGATACCCACGTCATGCTCGTGGATGCGCCGGGGCATGTCGATTTTTCGGCCGAGGCGGAGCGCACGTTGCGCGCGCTCGACTACGCGATTTTGGTTGTGGGCGCCAACGACGGCGTGCAAGGGCACACCGAAACCCTGTGGCGCCTGCTTGCACGCTATGGCATCCCGACGTTCATCTTCATCAACAAAATCGATTTGGAGAATCCCGGCCGCGATGTTTTGCTGGCACAACTTGGGCAGCGTCTTTCCGAAGGATGCCTGGATGCCAACGAACTGTTGGCGGGCGGCACCGTTCAGGAGGACGCTGCTGCGTTGGACGAGGCGGCGCTCGAGGAGTTTCTTGAAGCGGGTGAGCTTTCCGTCGCAACGCTGTCACGCATGGTTGCCGAGCGCAAGCTCTTTCCCTGTTTTGCCGGCTCGGCGCTCAAGGACCAAGGCGTGGACGAGCTGCTGGATGGCATATGCGCGCTGATGCGTGAGCAGGCATGGCTTCCGGAGTTTGCCGCGCGCGTCTATCGTGTCAGCCGCGGGGATCGCGGCGAGCGCTTGGCTTGGGTTAAAGTGACCGGCGGCACGCTGCACGCAAAACAGATGATTGGCGGACGTTCCGGTGCCGAGGCATGGGAGCAAAAGATCGACCAGGTGCGCATCTATAACGGCGAGAAATACGAGCTTGCCCAGGAAGTTGCCGCTGGCGGCATCTGCGCCGTGACGGGTCTTGCGCACGTTCGCCCGGGTGATGCCCTGGGCGCGGAGCCTGCGGGCGATGCGCCTGTCATTGCGCCGGTCCTTACCTATACGGTGCTTCCGGGCGAACACGATGTCCACGCGGTGTTCAAAGCGCTGACTGAGTTGGCGGACGAAGATCCCATGCTCGGCGTAAGCTGGAACACTCATCTTGAGCAGATTCATTTGCAGTTGATGGGCGCCGTGCAACTTGAGGTCGTGCAGCAGGTGTTGGCCGATCGCTTTGGCCTTTCGATTGCGTTTGAGCCCGGCGGTATTCTCTATAAGGAGACTATTTCGCAGCCGGTCGAGGGCGTGGGCCACTTTGAGCCGCTGCGCCACTATGCCGAGGTGCATCTGCGCCTGGAGCCGTTGCCAGCGGGTTCGGGCGTGCAGTTTGGCACCGTGGCCTCGACCGACGAGCTCGATCTTAACTGGCAGCGTTTGGCACTCACCAACGCCATGGAGCGCGATCACCTGGGCGTGCTGACCGGCTCGCCCATCACCGATGTGCGTATTACGCTCACGGGCGGCCGTGCGCATGCCAAACACACCGAGGGCGGCGACTTTCGCCAGGCCACGTACCGCGCGATTCGCCAGGGTTTGATGCAGGCGCGTGAGGTCGGCGCGGCGGTGCTGTTGGAGCCGTGGTACCGCTTTGAGCTCGAGGTGCCGGGGGAGTGCGTGGGTCGGGCGCTCTCGGATGCTACGCGCATGGGTGCCGAGTACGAGCCGCCGACGATGGCGGGAGACCGGGCGAAGCTTGTGGGTCGCGTGCCGGCATCCGAGGTGCAGGACTATGCCCTGGAGGTAGCTGCCTACACGAGCGGTCGCGGGCATCTGTACCTGGAGTTCGCCGGCTATGCGGCTTGCCATGATGCTGAGCGCGTCATCGAGGCGGCCGCCTATGAGCCCGAGGCCGATCTGCCCAACGCGCCCGATTCGGTCTTTTGCTCTCACGGTGCCGGTTACACGGTCAAATGGTACGACGTACCCGCCGCGGCGCACGTAAAGGTCGATTCCTCTACCTTCCGCCCCTGGCGAGCAGCAGACGCCGAGTTTTTCGGCCACATGTGA
- a CDS encoding AAA family ATPase, with protein sequence MNPNPFKPTAGKRPPMLIGRESVIEDFEEGLDNGAGAPGRLMLITGNRGCGKTVLLRELQRLANERGWAVVSDSASLGLCDRLADALRSNKPVVTSMELGPSFGRMSVEAARAKGETLRGLVNERLKRLGPGKGILFAIDEAQSASIEELAALAVLYQQVLGDQDATGLSDSDQRGLALVFAGLPSMVDDLLEEPSVTFLRRAQQRTLGAISLPKVRDSYIQTVKDAGLYVDAETADLAARKSMGHPYMVQLVGYYMWRSAVRRGSQVIERRDVEDGHADAVSEFYEAVDAPLYYGLRSPQRLYIEAMAVDEGKPTRMADIIERCDRTQSWASKYRASLIRERVIEAAGYGLVRFTVPMLGAYVRDRVLWHE encoded by the coding sequence ATGAATCCAAATCCCTTTAAGCCAACGGCAGGCAAGCGGCCTCCGATGCTCATTGGTCGCGAGTCGGTCATCGAAGATTTCGAGGAAGGGCTCGATAACGGCGCCGGAGCGCCGGGTAGGCTCATGCTCATTACGGGAAACCGCGGCTGTGGCAAGACGGTTCTCCTACGGGAGCTGCAACGTCTAGCCAATGAGCGCGGATGGGCGGTTGTCTCCGATTCCGCTTCGCTTGGCTTATGCGATCGCTTAGCCGACGCGCTTCGCTCGAATAAACCCGTTGTGACGTCAATGGAGCTCGGTCCGTCGTTTGGCCGGATGTCGGTCGAGGCGGCGCGAGCAAAGGGCGAGACGTTGCGAGGGCTGGTCAACGAGCGCCTCAAGAGGCTCGGTCCAGGCAAGGGCATACTGTTTGCGATTGACGAGGCGCAATCGGCGTCTATCGAGGAACTGGCGGCTCTTGCCGTTCTCTATCAGCAGGTGCTTGGAGATCAGGATGCCACGGGCTTGTCAGATAGCGACCAGCGCGGTCTTGCGCTGGTGTTCGCCGGCTTACCCAGTATGGTTGATGACTTGCTCGAAGAGCCGAGCGTGACGTTTTTGCGCCGCGCCCAGCAGCGTACGCTGGGGGCGATATCTTTGCCCAAGGTGCGCGATTCATATATCCAGACGGTCAAAGACGCTGGTCTTTACGTTGACGCGGAGACGGCGGACCTTGCGGCACGCAAGAGCATGGGGCATCCCTATATGGTTCAGCTGGTGGGATATTACATGTGGCGGTCTGCTGTCCGGCGTGGCTCGCAGGTCATCGAAAGGCGCGATGTCGAGGATGGCCATGCGGATGCCGTCTCCGAGTTCTACGAAGCGGTTGACGCGCCCCTGTATTACGGGCTGCGCAGTCCACAGCGCCTTTATATCGAGGCCATGGCGGTTGACGAGGGCAAACCGACGCGCATGGCGGATATCATTGAGCGCTGTGATCGTACCCAGAGCTGGGCGAGTAAATATCGCGCAAGCCTGATTCGCGAGCGCGTCATCGAGGCTGCCGGATACGGCCTCGTCCGGTTTACCGTGCCCATGCTGGGCGCGTACGTTCGCGATCGAGTTTTATGGCATGAGTAG
- a CDS encoding GNAT family N-acetyltransferase has protein sequence MIRKTLDTDIPAVMAIYDAARAFMRAHGNATQWPEGTPSAEQLAADIAADGSYVCEVDGRVVATFAFLPGPDECYDVIEDGQWRSDAPYAVLHRVASDGTVHGIAAAMFAFAKERADHLRIDTHQDNLPMQGAIAKAGFKRAGIVYVSDGTPRVAFDWLREA, from the coding sequence ATGATCAGAAAAACCCTCGATACCGACATTCCCGCCGTCATGGCTATCTATGACGCAGCCCGCGCCTTTATGCGCGCACATGGCAACGCCACGCAGTGGCCCGAGGGCACGCCTTCTGCCGAGCAGCTGGCTGCCGATATCGCCGCCGATGGCAGCTATGTGTGCGAAGTCGACGGCCGCGTGGTGGCGACGTTTGCCTTTTTGCCGGGCCCGGACGAGTGCTATGACGTCATTGAGGATGGTCAATGGCGCAGCGACGCTCCGTACGCCGTGCTGCATCGCGTGGCGTCCGATGGCACCGTGCACGGTATCGCGGCTGCGATGTTTGCCTTTGCCAAGGAGCGTGCCGATCACCTGCGCATCGACACGCATCAGGACAACCTGCCCATGCAGGGAGCCATCGCCAAGGCCGGGTTTAAGCGCGCCGGTATCGTATATGTGTCGGACGGTACGCCGCGCGTCGCGTTTGATTGGCTGCGCGAGGCGTAA